The Deinococcus radiopugnans ATCC 19172 DNA window ACAAAGTTGCCGCCCATTACACTTATGAACGACAGGCCCAGATGTATTCAGACCTCTATGCCCGGGTGCTGGAAGAGGCAAAGTGGCTGGAACTCAGACCCAGAGCCTCCTCTTAAGGTTGCCTTTCCGGGGGGACACCGTGAGTCATTGCGTCCATGATCTGACGCTGCGCTAGGCTCATACGGCCCAGCGCGTCAGCCGACACCGCCACCGTGAACTCTGACGCCGTATGTCCCTGCCGATATGATTTGGCGGCGCGGGTAGCGCTCCACCACTCAACGGCCCTCCACCGCCCCCTCACCCCGCGTCGCGTCTGCCAGCGCTGCCGTGAAGGCGTCCACGTCCTCGGGCAGGAGGGCCACCGCCATCTCCAGGCCTGACGCGGCGTACTCCTCCGCGCCGCGCTCGGCGCCAAAGGTCTCCAGCAGGTGGTACAGGGCGCTGAGGTGGGCAAAAGCCACGCGCACCCGCAGCGGCTGGCGCGGACGGACCTCCAGCCGGGGCGCGGTCCGCAGGCACTCCGCCGCCGTGCCGCCGTAGGCGCGCACCAGCCCCCCGGTGCCCAGCTTGACGCCGCCGTAATAGCGTGCCACCACCGCCATCACATGATCGAGTCCCTGGCTGCCGATGGCCCGCAGCATCGGGGCACCCGCCGTGCCGCCCGGCTCGCCGTCGTCGTTGAAGCGGTACTCGGCCCCGATCAGGTAGGCCCAGCAGTGGTGGGTGGCGTCGGGGTAGCGCGCCCGGACCGTCTCCAGGTAGGCCAGCGCCTGTTGCGGGGTGTCGGCCCGCGCGGCAAACGCCAGAAACTCGCTGTTGTCGACCACGGCGCTGTGACGGTGTTCCCCGGCCAGGGTGGTGTAGGGGTCAGGCAGCTGTGACTCAGACATGCGCTGACCTCTACAGCAGCCCGCGTTCGGCCAGATGACGGCGCGCGTGAAACAGCGTCAGGCCACTGGGGCCGTCCTGAATCTCCCCGGCCTCCAGCATGCGGTACGCCTCTTGGAGGGGCAGCACCACGCGCTCGATGGTCTCGGTGTCCTCGTGGTGGGTGGCCCCCAGGGTCACGTTCAGGGCCAGCGCGGCGTAAAAGACCACGCCGCTGATGCTGGGCTGCGGGTAGAAGCCGGGGAGCGGCACCCAGTCGTGGCTGACGCCGCCCACTTCCTCCAGCAGCTCGCGGGCGGCGGCGTCCAGCAGGTTCTCGCCGCGTTCCACACCGCCCGCGACGACCTCGGTGACGGTGGCGCGCAGCGGGTAGCGGTACTGGCGGATCAGCACCGCCTCGCCCGCCGCCGTCACCGGCAGGACGAACACGGCGCGGGGGCCACGCGGGCGGTACTGGTACAGCGTCTCCACGCCGGGCCTGACCTGCACGCGGTCTTCCAGCACCACCCGGTACCCGTCCACCAGTTGTCGGCTTTCCAGCGTGGCCCAGGGCTGGGCAGCGTCCTCGGTCAGCGTGGCCCAGTTGGGATGGCCTGCGGGGGTGGCATCGCTCATCGGCCCAGGCTAGCGCAGGCTACCGGGGCAGGAGCCGTCCATCCTTCAGCGTCACCTGCAACGCCCCACCCGCCGCCGCAATCAGCACCAGGGCGTCGGGCGTGACCTCCAGGCCCGTCACGGCCAGGTGCGTGACCGTGCCCGTCACCTCGGTCCTCTCCAGGGCCGAGAAGGGAAGACGGGCCTGCGCCTGGGCCTGCAAGGCGGCCAGCCGCGGACCGAGGTCCACCCGCGCCAGCCGCGTCAGGTAGGCGGTCACGCGGGCGTCGGCCAGCAGGCCAATCAGGCGGCCACTCAGACCTTCCCTGTGGGTGCTGACCGCGATGTCTTCCAGGGTCAGGACCTGTCCGGCCACGTCCAGCACCGGCCTTCCAGACAGATCGAAGGTGGCCTTGAGTCCCAGCAAGCCGCTGCTCTGCACCGAGAGCGTGACGTTCAGGCGCGGCCCGGCGGCGCTGAACTGGAGCTTCGTCACGCGCAGGCTGGGCGCTGTCGGCAGCGGCAGCGTGAAGGTCTGCCCCGCCGCCCAGGCGGTGCCCAGGCGCGACAGTTCCGGATACGGCAGCCGCAGGGGCAAGGTCAGCGAGGCGGCGGGCCGTGCAGGCGGCTGGAGATCAGGGGTCATCGGTTCCCAGAGATAGCGCAAACTGCACGCACGCCGCGCTCACGCTAGACTCTGCGCCATGCGAAGCGCGTATCTCACGGCGGCCCGGTCCCTGCAACTGGGGCGCGAGTGGGCGGTGGAAGGCGATCAGCCGCGCGCCCTGGACGCGTATCAGGAGGCCCTGAGCCTGCTGCGGACCCTGCCGCCCGAGCGCACCCGCGACGTGCTGCTGGCGCACACCCACCTGGCCTTTTACCAGACCCTGGCGCTGGTGGGCAGCCCCGGCGGCCAGAACCACCTGCACCTGGGCGTCAGCTACGCCCGCAGCACCCGCGATCCCCTGGCCCGCGCCATCGCCGAAGAGTGCCTGAGCGGCCTGGACGTGGTGATGTGAAGCCGCCCGTAAGGAGAAGGTCAGAAAGCCCGGTCTAGAGCATTTGTCCGAATGGAGGCATCAGAAAAAAGACTTCTGATGCCTCCATTCTCCCAAATACTCAGCACAATTCACTCACTCCGTTCGGTCAAAAGCAAACAGCACTTTTGACGAACGCTCTAAAAAAAACCCTCTCCGCCGGGAAGAGGGTGGGGGCCGGCAAGCCGGAGGCCTTACTGGCCCGGCAACTGCAACTGCGCCTGCGTTTCCCGGCCCTTGACGTGGCTGCACTGCATGGGCAGCTGTCCCAGCGCGCGGGTGCCGGAGCCGCTGTGAATGGCGATGGTGGCGGGCGCGGTCAGGGTCCAGCCGCCGCCCTCGACGTTCTCGGTGGCGCGGATGATCTGGGCCGGCTCGGCCTCCAGCGTGGCGCGCAGCTCATCGTTTTTGCCCAGCGGAGCGCTCTGTTCCACCAGCGTTTTCAGGGGAATGGACTGGCCCTGCGCCCCCACCGTCAGCTTGTCGGTGTCTTCCAGCAGTTCGCGGCATTCCTCGATAAACTTGTACTTGCTGACGCCGTTGGCGTCGCGGTCACTGTAGATCGGATTGCTGCGGACGGCCACGGCGGTCACGAAGCCCAGCAGGGCCACGGTCAGCACGATGGCCACCCACAGCAGCGCGCGGCCCAGGCCGCCATGGCGTTTGTTGGAGGTCAGTTCGCTCATATCGCTCCGTAGCATAGCGCCGCCGTCCCCGGCAGACGGTGGGCAGCCGCCAGATTCATAACGGCAGGATTCATGAAGGCCGCAGCCAGTTCGCCGCCTGT harbors:
- a CDS encoding IMPACT family protein translates to MSESQLPDPYTTLAGEHRHSAVVDNSEFLAFAARADTPQQALAYLETVRARYPDATHHCWAYLIGAEYRFNDDGEPGGTAGAPMLRAIGSQGLDHVMAVVARYYGGVKLGTGGLVRAYGGTAAECLRTAPRLEVRPRQPLRVRVAFAHLSALYHLLETFGAERGAEEYAASGLEMAVALLPEDVDAFTAALADATRGEGAVEGR
- a CDS encoding DUF4403 family protein gives rise to the protein MTPDLQPPARPAASLTLPLRLPYPELSRLGTAWAAGQTFTLPLPTAPSLRVTKLQFSAAGPRLNVTLSVQSSGLLGLKATFDLSGRPVLDVAGQVLTLEDIAVSTHREGLSGRLIGLLADARVTAYLTRLARVDLGPRLAALQAQAQARLPFSALERTEVTGTVTHLAVTGLEVTPDALVLIAAAGGALQVTLKDGRLLPR
- a CDS encoding NUDIX domain-containing protein, with protein sequence MSDATPAGHPNWATLTEDAAQPWATLESRQLVDGYRVVLEDRVQVRPGVETLYQYRPRGPRAVFVLPVTAAGEAVLIRQYRYPLRATVTEVVAGGVERGENLLDAAARELLEEVGGVSHDWVPLPGFYPQPSISGVVFYAALALNVTLGATHHEDTETIERVVLPLQEAYRMLEAGEIQDGPSGLTLFHARRHLAERGLL